In Mangifera indica cultivar Alphonso chromosome 1, CATAS_Mindica_2.1, whole genome shotgun sequence, a single genomic region encodes these proteins:
- the LOC123211243 gene encoding programmed cell death protein 2-like, giving the protein MSKVILGLPGPWADDNREPSDHYTSKIGGLPDWPFDTESLNRNLLQCAACGSKLCLVAQVYAPIASESFRVEERVVFVFGCVKLNCGSSPLSWRAFRVQKLDASMELCSASEEVVPLNISSVSGLKKNLWDSFDDDDDDDDVDLEELGRALSEASSLASHSKKPNVNQHSKSIVKPSPLSQQKRVVDVDSPVVPCFYLYSQEVPSSKDVASICSNYSSLSLKERQSDVDDQVQEERWEEERYEYDKALTVDRTYLKFKKQLDAHPEQCFRYSYGSKPLMATTEEEDPGRCGLCGGSRHFEMQLMSPLIYFLQEATDDSQKYSLENWNWMTLIVYTCSKSCSNSVDREKSNNGGWIVTEEAVVVQFEKSLNQSAQLNYFS; this is encoded by the exons ATGAGTAAAGTTATCCTCGGCTTGCCCGGACCTTGGGCTGACGATAACCGTGAGCCCTCCGATCACTACACCTCAAAAATCGGCGGACTTCCT GACTGGCCCTTTGATACGGAGAGTTTAAACCGTAATTTGCTTCAGTGTGCTGCTTGTGGAAGTAAACTCTGTCTTGTTGCTcag GTTTATGCTCCGATTGCAAGTGAGAGTTTCAGGGTTGAAGAGCGTGTTGTATTTGTTTTTGGATGTGTAAAGTTGAACTGTGGGAGCAGTCCCCTTAG TTGGAGAGCTTTTCGTGTTCAGAAATTAGATGCTTCAATGGAACTATGTAGTGCCTCTGAAGAAGTGGTTCCTTTGAATATATCATCTGTTTCAGGTCTGAAAAAAAACTTGTGGGAtagttttgatgatgatgatgacgatgatgatgtgGATTTGGAGGAATTAGGTAGAGCACTGTCTGAAGCATCAAGCTTGGCTTCTCATTCCAAGAAACCTAATGTTAATCAGCATTCTAAGTCTATTGTGAAGCCTTCACCTTTGAGCCAACAGAAAAGAGTTGTAGATGTTGATTCACCAG TTGTGCCCTGCTTTTACCTTTATAGTCAGGAAGTGCCATCATCGAAGGATGTTGCTTCTATATGTTCAAACTACTCTTCACTTTCCCTTAAGGAGAGACAAAGTGATGTTGATGATCAGGTACAAGAAGAAAGGTGGGAAGAGGAACGCTATGAATATGATAAAGCTTTGACTGTAGATAGGACATACCTAAAGTTCAAGAAACAGTTGGATGCTCACCCAGAACAATGTTTCAG ATATTCGTATGGCAGCAAGCCCCTTATGGCTACAACAGAGGAGGAAGACCCTGGAAGGTGCGGGCTCTGTGGAGGTTCAAGGCATTTTGAAATGCAGCTGATGTCcccattaatatattttctacaaGAAGCTACTGATGATAGTCAAAAATATTCTTTGGAGAACTGGAATTGGATGACACTCATTGTGTATACTTGTTCTAAG AGCTGTTCCAACTCAGTGGATCGAGAAAAGTCCAACAATGGGGGCTGGATTGTGACAGAGGAGGCTGTTGTAGTACAATTTGAGAAATCCTTAAATCAATCTGCTCAGCTTAACTATTTCTCGTGA
- the LOC123213249 gene encoding DNA-directed RNA polymerase II subunit 4-like, translating into MSGEEEENAAELKIGEEFLRAKCLMNCEVALILEHKYEQLQQTSDDPMNQVSQVFEKSLQYVKRFSRYKNPDAVRQVREILSRYQLAEFELCVLGNLCPETVEEAIAMVPSIKTKGRAHDDEAIEKMVNDLSLIKKFE; encoded by the exons ATGTCtggggaagaagaagagaatgcGGCCGAGCTTAAGATCGGAGAGG AATTTTTGAGGGCCAAGTGTTTGATGAATTGTGAAGTTGCTTTGATTCTTGAACACAAGTATGAGCAGCTTCAGCAGACGTCTGATGATCCCATGAATCAAGTCTCCCA GGTGTTTGAGAAATCACTGCAGTATGTGAAGCGCTTCAGTCGATATAAGAATCCTGATGCTGTCAGACAAGTAAGAGA AATCCTGAGTAGATACCAGTTGGCTGAATTCGAG CTATGTGTGCTTGGCAACCTGTGTCCTGAAACTGTGGAGGAAGCCATCGCTATGGTACCTTCTATCAAG ACCAAAGGGCGTGCTCACGATGATGAGGCAATTGAGAAAATGGTGAATGACCTGTCACTAATCAAGAAGTTTGAGTAG